A window of Nicotiana sylvestris chromosome 8, ASM39365v2, whole genome shotgun sequence genomic DNA:
GGAAAATTAAGTGAAGGTTGAGTTCTGTGTATGCAAATTCAAGTAGTATATCATTCTGAAGACTTGACAACTAAAAATGATGGTATGAAAAATATCAACGGCCAGTTTATCTTGTATAAACAATTGAAGAATTATGACAACGGCACCAATAAAATTATCAACGTTCTTACAACTAAAATTCTTCAACCACATATATTGAAATATAACTGCATATGATTTTGTTACACCTTGAAACAACCATTTTTCAGACCGAATATATAGGTACTGGATTTGCATCGAATTTGTGACACTTAAAATAATGGAAATAGCTGAAATGCAGAGCGTAAGAAACAGTATGATCAAggagaaaaaaaatattaaataagaaAGCTTACCGTTTGAAGAACTCGGAAGCATATCGAAACCCGTTATAGCTAATAAACCACAATAATACAAGCACCGGTGTATCTAAGATAgattaagaaaatcaaaatagAATAAATCTGATCCGTTAAACACTCAGCAATTCGAGGAATCAAAAGGTGGACAAAATGAATAACAGAAATAGATAGAACAAAAAGGAGAATCAGATCTAAATGGAAAATGCAAGGATACTGAAGAGACAACGTTCCCACCAGTCAAGCATGAACAGACCAAAAGTGACATTGACAGATTCACTTTCCGCTGAACCCAATTCATCTCCTCTCTCAGCTCCGTTTTCTATACAGagattcaaacaaaataattgaTGATTATTggttttatatttttttggaGTCGGACTCAAGTTCACTGTAACGGTTGAATCTTCCTTCCTCCGCCATTTAAAACGTGTTACGcatcaatttttttattttttttgggttTCCCAAGCCGCATTGGagcgactatatatatggattcGCGCCGCGTAAGGCCCATTCGGGGGAACCACTCCCTACTCATGGCTCGAACCCGAGATATCTCGTGAAAGATAGAGCACATCCTTTGGTGGCAACGCATATGATGTGGTACATCGTTTCAATTCTCCATTTTATCCTCccaaaaaaaagttttaaaaaaaaatattaaacgaAAAGTTTTTTATATGTTTGAACTTAGCACATTCACCCAGTGTTGACGGTCTAAAATGTTTAATAATCATTTGAATGTTATATggaattaaaataaattaaactaTCTAAAAGATAACTTTTGACTTCATCAAATTAAACTTTATTAATTACTACTATTTTAATATCTTCTTTCATTGTTATATAAAATGAGATAAAAATTAAATGTTTTTGCTACACTCTGAACCTAACGCCTTGTCCAATAATAAGTAAAAAGTGAAAATAGAATGGACTAGCCAGTTTTCTGACTGACAATCGAAAAATAGCTAGCATTTGTaaaatcattaaaaaatagcaatactgaaagttccagcataatatgttgaatTATGGAGTTCATATGTattgtcacacttcctttttatGGGGAAAGTAGTTTTTCCAATTAAGTGACATCGAaaagggattatttatttatttaatagagtcgccacttagaataATTATTTACGGCGTCCCAAGTTgctatttattttaaatcccaaatcaagaaaAGTTTGACTCTATCAGTCTGCAAAACACAGAAGACCTAAATagagaattctgttaacccaggagaaggtgtgaGACACTCCCGGatttcgtgattttagcacggtcgctttacaATTACACGTGGCTTAATTATCTGAATATTACCTGTTTTATACCTATTGAGCACTTTAACTTTGACTgtttttaattatgtaattaaactgcttttagtatttatggAAGTATTTAAGACAAGTTACGATGTTGTACATTTGTTTTATACACTTCGCAAATTACGTCGCGTGAAACACACCCGCAATTTACGACATGTTCAATtttattaagaaagagaaaacTACCATATATAGCCCCTCAAAATTATAATAGCCCATATTTTTTCCAACTTACATGAAATGGCCCTTTGGCCCAAACATATTACATTTAGTAGCCCGAAATAtctatttgtatattttttgtatagtgacagcctactttgtatattttttgaatagtgacagtctattttgtataatgacagtctatttagtatataatttgtatagtgacagtctattttgtatatattttgtataatgacagtctagtatatataaattgtataatggcagtctatttagtatattttgtTTAGTGAcaatatattttgtatataaattgtatagtgacagtctattttgtatattttattgtatagtgacagtctattttgtataataacagtctatttagtatatattttgtatagtgacagtctatttaggtatatattttgtatagtgacagtctattttgtatatattttgtctAGTGACaatctattgtatataaattatatagtggcaatctatttagtatatttttatatagtgacaatccattttgtatatattttgtaataaacattttaTAGCCCAAAAGTAAAAATACTGTAAAAATCCCCGTTCTTACACGTCAAAATCGACTCCCTATCCTTCAAAGGCTTCTCTACAGCTCTAATCAGCTCAATTGGGTTACGATTTTCCAAAACCCTAACGTCCGTTAAGAAATTCTCATCGTTACCAACACCAGCAGCAGAAATAGAAATAGGAACCGTAGTTTCATTGGACTGAGGGAATTTGAGGAATTCAATGGAGTCGGACGACGCAGTTTTCCCAGTGAGATAATTGAGGAGTGGTTTATGATCAGGGAGAGTGACGGCGGGAATACAAAGGGAGCGTGATTGCTGGATGTAATCGGTGTGTTTGAGGTGGTGATTGGTGATGAAGTTGATTAGGGTTTCAAGAGTGTAGCGATTGGCTTCGCGTGCTTAGAGCAGTAAGCTGGTTTCAATGGTGCAGCGGAAAAAGTAGTCGTTGCCGAAACGGTAATCATCGCCGATGCGCACGATTTTGTGGACCTCGTTTCAGATGGTGTACTCCCGGAGGAGGGCTAGCCACTAGAATTACTTTTGGGCTATAAAATGTATGTTGCAATTTTTGGGCTACCGGGTGATATATGTTTGGGTCGATGGGCTATAAATGAAGATTCATGCTCTGCCTTAGTTACACTTATTACACCAAAAAAGATATTCAAAATTACAATTTTTAATAGCCAACAATGGTGCAAACCCCGTCTCCCTCATCACCATTGTAGACCAGCAAACATCCAGCTAAGAACAAAAATTATTATAATCTAGATCTAGAGTTTATTACATGGAATCCAATTCCCCGTACTAAAATATAGATTCTAACACAAGCACAACCAATACCCCTTTTCCTTCACATGATTCCTCCATCATGCCAATTTCGAACCAACTGTTGACAAAAATTATAAGCTTACATATCCAGTTATCATCACCAAGGAAATGTTTGAATCATCACATACTAAAAACAGGTTTTATCAAACTTATGATTAATGACAGGTTGAATAGCAGATTTTAGACGTATGGGTCACACAGGATCATCATCCTCAACAGATTTTAGAAGCTAGAACAAACAAACAGGTTTAGAGTAAATGATAAAGGAGCATTAAACAAACAATTTCATTTGTCCattcaaatcttaaaaaaaaaacttcagagtACAAAACATACCTACAGCTGCGAGATCCAAAGAAATTAGCCAAATAAAAGCTTTGAGAATTCAGTGGTGAAGCTTAATAAAGCAGATCCAGCAAGAGTCGGCAGTGAACATCACTTCTAATTATTCTGGGAATTTAGAGGATCGTTTTGAATTTAGATGCAGGAATGTTGGCCTTTCCTGTTTCTTCCTCCAGACAAAATACTATTGATCTGTTTCCCCATGCATTCCCAGGTAGCTTGCTGCTCTTTCACAACATCACCAAAAAGAACTTCAAGTTTCTTGTCAGGATGCTCTTTGAGCTTCCAATCATTCAGGTCAGGCCTCTCAACAGCTAATGATTTTAATGTTGGTTTTGCAGCTTTAAGGAAATCCAACCTCCTGGCAAAAACTTTCTGCTTAATAATGGTACTCTTGCTAAACTCAAAGAGAATAAAATTCCTTGCTAAAACTTCAAGTCCATCATTCTTTCCATAGATTAATGAACTTTTTGGAACCCATAATCCTTGAACTAATTGTGCGTATCTttggaggactctcaaaatttcatcaacAGGATCATCCAGCGCCAGGTGCTCTAGAGCATCAAAACGATGAATTGGAGGCCCCTGTTACCAAAAGAACCAAGATTTAGAAATACGCTGCCTTTATGAATTATCAGGATCATGAGACCTTGTAAACAAACTTTGTTGCAGGCATAAAAATATATAAGTAGCGCATAATTCAAATAGCGGGTATAAACCTCAAGAAGCCAAGTTCTAATGCGTTCTTCAAGAGGTAATTGAGACAACCTGAAAATCAAACATTTGACAATTCAGAAGTTAGGAGGCATAAAATGACTGGGAAAAATGTTTAATTTAAGATAGTTGAAAAATATGGCATTTCAAGAACAGCTATCTACTAATCAAATGGCTGGGATATTGATAAAAAGAAATAGCAAATTTCTGGCTAGAGAAAGATAATAGTAGAATCACAAATGGAAGCAATTCAAGTCATGAGCTGCATATTTATGTCAAACTACATTGTCAAGCCCCCAACGAGGTGATTAACTTGCAATTTCAACCTCAGGTATTTGCTAAAGAATGGAGTGGCAATACTAGAGAAGACAATAACACCTCACAGCAAAGAAGCTCTATGATCACAAATGCAAATAAAAATTTCGTTGTTGTCCTTAGCAGCACCTCCAAAACCTTTCGATGTCAGAATAATCGATGAGGAGAAGGATCAATTAGAGAGGCTGCAGTACCTTGTTCGAAGGATTTTTAATCTGTCAGTGTCAGTTGGTCTGCTAGGACATACAGCGTTCAGATAATCAACCCTGTGTATCAAATTAACAGAATAGAAAACTGGTATTAGAATAAGAAAGACAGTGGATGAATGTATGCTTTGAGAAAAAATGCTTCTTATTATTTGTCCTGAAGAGAAGCAGTTTCTCAAGCGGGAAAAAATCAACCATATTAGGAGAGACACATACGGGCTCATTGAAAATGGTACTGGAGAGCCTTCCTCCATGGCCATTTCCTGTAGATATCTGGTTGAAATGTCACTCCTAGCTCCATGGTATTTTAGATGAACCCAATGCTAAAACAGCAAATGAAGAAGATACCAATTAACGAAACTGTTTGAAATGATATTTGCGACTGCATGAAAAAAGCTAACTGCCCTTGAACAGATATATAAATAGAAACACTAAAAACGGAAACATCAATCCAAATCATAATAGATGCAAAATCAGCAGCCACTCAAGCTAAAGAACTATTGAGAGTTATTAGCTAAAATCGAAAACCGGAAATTTCGTCAGTACATGGTCACAGGTGTTTATCATACCTCTTCAATATCCTCATCATTCCCAGGTGGTTTGTTCTGCATAAAAGGTACATGTTATAAGAATAAATCGAAGAATGGTAAAGCTTTAAGCAGCATTAAGGGAGGGATAACCCAGTGGCAAAGATCCTCCACCTCCAATAATAAAGTTGGGGTTGACACTCTTGAGTCACCTAGTGAGCAAAATGGAAAAGCAGGTATTGGGCTCCTAGGTAAGGGGTTTGGGTGTGGAGCTCACAATACTAGG
This region includes:
- the LOC104214571 gene encoding uncharacterized protein, which encodes MAMEEGSPVPFSMSPVDYLNAVCPSRPTDTDRLKILRTRLSQLPLEERIRTWLLEGPPIHRFDALEHLALDDPVDEILRVLQRYAQLVQGLWVPKSSLIYGKNDGLEVLARNFILFEFSKSTIIKQKVFARRLDFLKAAKPTLKSLAVERPDLNDWKLKEHPDKKLEVLFGDVVKEQQATWECMGKQINSILSGGRNRKGQHSCI